The Culicoidibacter larvae sequence CACCGCCGGGGGCAATAACATTAACCCGAATCCCTTTTTTAGCATAGGCAAAGGCTGTGTTCAGTGCCAGGCCAACCACCGCATGCTTCGATGCCGTGTAGGCAGCGCCGCTGCGGCCGGCACCAAGCCCGGCCACTGAGCCGGTGACAATAATATTGCCGCCGCCATGTGCTGCAAAATAGTTAACTGCGGTACGCATCTGCATCATTGGTCCGGTCGTATTGATTGCGAGTAACTTTTGCCACATCTCATCACTAAGCGTACCAACCGGCGCAAAGTGGTCCATGATGCCGGCGTTGCAGACAAGAATGTCGTAACTGCCAAATTTTTCCAAAGCCAGATTGAACATTGCTTCGTTATCGCTACTGCTGGTGACGTCAGTCACAATGCTGGCAGCTGAGCCGCCACTGGCAGTAATCGCTGCGACCACTTCTTCCAAGCGGTCGCGATTAATATCGGCAATCACGACATTGGCGCCATTTTGGGCAAAAGTTTCAGCGATTGCCCGGCCGATACCAGAGGCCCCACCAGTAATGATTGCGGTTTTGTTAGCAAGTTTCATAGTAATCACTCCTTACACAAGAAATTGCTTGTCCTATACTTTTATTATCCTGCAAATCGCTGCATTTTACAAATCATCTGGTAAGGAAAAAACCTGCAACTGCACGAGGCAGTTGCAGGTTTCATTTTTATTCAATCGGAATATAGATATCAGTCAGGCTTTTGGCCTTGAAATTTTTTGGTGGTTCGCTCACGTAGAGTTCAAAGGGGAAGGCGTCGCGGGCTTTGTTTTCACCGCTAAAGAGCCAGTCTTGGTACATGTAATTCCAGGCGTCACCATACTCACCAAGATTTAGTTCAAAATGACCAACGCCAAAGTTGCCGCTTATAACCATGCTTGATATTTCATCGGTTTCAGTAACTGCGGCGTTGAGGGGAATAGTCATTGCCACACTGGTGCGCAGGTTTTTAGCGTCGGTAATAAAGGGATTATCATGGTAGATAGTCAATACTTTGCTAACGTCGGGAATTATTAGTTGATTAGCTTCCGCAAAACTGAATAGTTGCTCGAAGAGTTTTCGACTGTTTTTACGAAATTCGTTGTAGCTGCCGCGAAAGCGTACATAGATAACCCGCATCGCTTCAATGTTTTCAATAGTAATAGTTGGTTTTAACATAGTAAATCATTCCTTTCATACTTCAATTATATGTTGGAAGAATCTTTATTACTTGGCATATCTTGCTCTTTTCGAAAAACTGTCGGAGTGACGCCAAAGTGACGGCGAAAAGCACGATTATAGCTGCTGGCATCATTGTAACCGTAACGGTAGGCAATATCGGTGATACTAATATCTTTACGCACACGCAGAAATATTGCTGAGCGCTCTAATTTGATGCGGCTGACAAACTGATTCAAAGTTTCTTTGGAATGCTTGCGAAATAGCCGGTGAAAGTGATATTCTGACATATGAATATTTGCGGCAACATCGGATAAAGTTATTTTTTGATCGAGATGACTTTCAATATAATCCTCGGTATGATTCAGCAACCAAGTATAATTCTGCACAATGCCCACATCCTTTTCTCACTATTTATTGTAACATTAGCGAAAAAAATATCAAAAAAGTTTTTCTAAAACAAGTGTATATACAACTATTTTTTTAGGATGAATTTTTGGTGAAACAGCGGGCTTTCGGACCGTTGTTTCACTGCTTTTCATCTGTATATACAAGCGCAAGAAGTAATTTTTTTGGCAGTGTTTTTCAGTTGACAGGGTTCAATTATTTGGTTAATATGAGAGGCGACCATGGAAATGGAGAAAGAATATTATTTTTAAAGCGCCAGGACTCGGCAGAATTGTTGAGTTGACGAGGAGTTGGGATTATCGAAAGATTCGGCGGATGTCCCAAAACGTGCCTGCACACGAACAGCAGTGACAAAGTCGCTAAGTGATTAGCGGAACAAAACATTGTTGAAATTGTAGATCATTCATTTCTATTGGTTCAATTTTTTTGGATTGCGTTTTTTGTAGTCCGCGGAAGGATGAATGAAACATGTGTGGAATAGTAGGATACGTAGGTTGCAAGCCGGCAACCGACTTTTTGGTGAGTGGATTAAAGCGATTGGAATATCGCGGCTATGATTCGGCTGGAGTGGCAACCGTAAACGGTGCGATTCATGTACGCCGCAGTTTAGGGAAACTGGCGGCGCTTGAAGCTGTACTCAGTGAGAATCCGATAGCCGGTAATGTTGGCATCGGTCATACGCGTTGGGCAACGCATGGCAAGCCAAGTGTTGCCAATGCCCATCCTCATCAAAATGAGGCGATGGATTTTGCTGTCGTGCATAATGGCATTATTGAAAATTATATTGAGCTAAAAAATGAATTGCAGGCAAGTGGCGTAATCTTTAGTTCGGAAACCGATACTGAAGTAATTGTTCACTTATTAGCTGCAAATTACCAGGGGTCTTTGATTGAAGCAATGCAGGCAACCGTTGAACGGCTGTTAGGAAGTTTTGCGATTGCTGCAGTGAGCAGTGATGCTCCGGACACGATTGTTGCCGTTAAAAAAGAGAGTCCGTTGGTTATTGGCAAAGGTGCAGATGGCTTTTTACTGGCTTCAGATGTCTATGCCATTGGCGAGCATATTGATGCACTTTGCTATGTTGATGATTTTCAATTTGTTGAGTTAAAATCATCAAGCTGCACGGTTTATGACCGTGCGCTTGAACCAGTGTTTATCAACTGGCAAGAGGTTGATCATCATGCAGTTCAAAATGAATTGGTTGGCTACCCACATTATATGTTAAAAGAAATATTTGAGCAGCCTGAAGCGATTGCCCGCACAATTGCTCATACGAAAGTTGCATTAGAGCAACTAACAATTGATACCAGCATAATAGAGGCGGTGACGATTGTTGCCTGCGGGACTGCTTATCATGCCGGACTTGCAGCAAATGCGATGTTGGAACAGATGTTAAATCATCCGGTTCGGGTTGAGGTTGCCTCTGAGTTCCGTTACCGGAAACCAATTATTAATAGTCATCATCTGGTTATTATTATCAGCCAGTCAGGTGAAACTGCTGATAGTATTGCAGCATTGCGGTTAGCAAAGGCTGAAGGTGCACAAGTGCTTGCAGTTGTGAATACCAAAGGCAGTACAATTGCCCGCGAAGCTGACTCGGTTTTATATACTCAGGCCGGTATTGAAGTTGCCGTTGCCAGTACTAAAGCATATACAACCCAGATTACCGTGTTAACAATGCTTGCGGCATACTGGGGTGGAGCAGACATAAGTGCAGCCTTGGACAAACTGATTCACCAGGTACAACGTGGCCTAGAATTAGACGGTCAAATGATGGATTTAGCTGAAGCATTAAAATATGAACAAGATGTTTACTATATTGGTCGCGGCGTTGATGCCGTAACCGGTATGGAAGCAACATTGAAACTCAAAGAGATTTCATATATTCATGCTGAGAGTTATCCTGCCGGAGAACTCAAACATGGCACAATAGCCTTAATTGAAAACGGCACGCCGATTATTGCTATTGCCACTGATAGTGAATTAGTAGAAAAAATGAAAAGCAACATAGAAGAAGTAGCAGCAAGAGGGGCTAAAGTATATATCTTTGCGACCCCGGCATGCGCCAAAGCATTTGGCGCCATTGCTCAGGAAATTATGTTGTTGCCAAGCACGCCGCTGTACTTTAGTCCGATAGCGGCAATTGTGCCTCTGCAACTGCTGGCATACCATACCGCACTCATTCGTGGTTGTGATGTCGATCAGCCGCGAAATTTAGCAAAAAGCGTTACTGTGGAATAAAAAATAAAAACCGAGATAGTAATAACTATCTCGGTTTTCCAAATTCATTGGGTTTTTCTTTGATTTCGCGTGAGTAAGCTTGCGAGCCGCAATTATCACATTTTGGCAGCTCAGTAACTTTCTCGGCAATATCAAGCTTTTTACCGCAGCCTGAACAAGTGTAAGTTCCTTTTACATAGGTTATCATAAATATCCTCCTCCAAGTTATTTCTGATAATTATAGTATAGCATAAGTTTATTAATCTACAAGTGGCTGACACTCAGGACAGAAGTAAATGGCGCCGCCAAGAAAATTTTGTTTTTCTTTGGCGCTGCCACAAACCGGACAAGGTTCCTTTAATGCCTTGTTGGAAAGAATTGTTTGGTAGCCGCCAACAGTTCCAAAAATATCTTTTTCAGTATCGCGACCACCCAAAGTCACAATGCTGTTTAAAGTTGTTCGCACGCTATCAAATAGACGCTCTATATCGGCTTCAGAAAATGTCTTGATTTTACGTTTTGGATGAATGCCGGCATGAAACAGAATATCTTGTAAAGCACCATTGGCAAGTCCGGGAAAGCGTTGCTCGGTAGCGAGCAACGCTTTTGCGCTTAATGTCGGTTTGGCATTGGCTACAATATCGGTAAAGTAACTAAGCGTGAATTCATCTCCTAATAAATCAGGTTTCTCTTGAGCTACAAGATAGTAGGGGTTATCATAAGTGCCATGGGTAAAGGCCCACATGCCGCCGTACATTTGCACGCTGCCAATTAAGATACTGTTATCGGTAAAATCAATACGAAATTGGTACTTATTCGGCAATTGTTTGGCATCTTCAAAATAGCGGATATTGACACCATCGCCAAACAGGAGTGTAGCATCTTCGACGTTGATTTCAACAAATCCGCCAAGACCGCGTGCTTCGCCGATAGTTTTACCGACAAGTAGTTCATTGTAATCAACATCAGGATTAAAGAAGGCAAATTTGTGCGGGCTGGTGCCGCATACAACATGTTTAATTTTTTTACCATGAATGGTTTCGTTTAATTGCTTAGCATTTACTTTTGCTTCAGCATATTCCAACATAAAAATCACATCCTTTATATGTTCATAATAACACAAAAAATACATGTCGGCACGGCATTAATAAATAATATTGCGAACAAATTTACAAAGCATGCAGGACGGCATATAATAAAAGTGAAATTATGAAAGGCTGGTGGCAGTTATGGCAAATATTAGTCCGTTTATCTGGATGGATGATACTGCAGAACAAGCAGTAGATTTTTATCAAGAAGTTTTTGATGATGTACAAGTGGATAGTAAATATTACAATCTTGATGAAGATGGTAATCCAACAACGCTTTTATTAGTTAAAGTTTACATTCAAGGACAGGAATTGCGATTTTTAAATGGCGGTCCGTATTTTAAACTCAATGAGGCGTTCTCATTGTATATCACTTGTGAGAATCAGCAAGAGCTAGACGCTATTTGGGATAAGCTTTCGGCAGAGGGTGAGATTCAAGAGTGCGGCTGGGTTATTGATAAGTTTGGTTTAGCGTGGCAAGTGGTGCCGCGAGCATACGAAGTGATGCAAGAAGAAGGTAACGCGAAACAACAGGCGGCAGTCATGCAAGCATTGCTTAAGATGAAAA is a genomic window containing:
- a CDS encoding glucose 1-dehydrogenase — its product is MKLANKTAIITGGASGIGRAIAETFAQNGANVVIADINRDRLEEVVAAITASGGSAASIVTDVTSSSDNEAMFNLALEKFGSYDILVCNAGIMDHFAPVGTLSDEMWQKLLAINTTGPMMQMRTAVNYFAAHGGGNIIVTGSVAGLGAGRSGAAYTASKHAVVGLALNTAFAYAKKGIRVNVIAPGGVATNIAESMQQLDPEGSQLFNIGAPLMPRLGEPTELAAVALFLASDEASFVNGAVIPVDGGWNTY
- a CDS encoding AraC family transcriptional regulator, with protein sequence MLKPTITIENIEAMRVIYVRFRGSYNEFRKNSRKLFEQLFSFAEANQLIIPDVSKVLTIYHDNPFITDAKNLRTSVAMTIPLNAAVTETDEISSMVISGNFGVGHFELNLGEYGDAWNYMYQDWLFSGENKARDAFPFELYVSEPPKNFKAKSLTDIYIPIE
- a CDS encoding helix-turn-helix transcriptional regulator, coding for MQNYTWLLNHTEDYIESHLDQKITLSDVAANIHMSEYHFHRLFRKHSKETLNQFVSRIKLERSAIFLRVRKDISITDIAYRYGYNDASSYNRAFRRHFGVTPTVFRKEQDMPSNKDSSNI
- the glmS gene encoding glutamine--fructose-6-phosphate transaminase (isomerizing), producing MCGIVGYVGCKPATDFLVSGLKRLEYRGYDSAGVATVNGAIHVRRSLGKLAALEAVLSENPIAGNVGIGHTRWATHGKPSVANAHPHQNEAMDFAVVHNGIIENYIELKNELQASGVIFSSETDTEVIVHLLAANYQGSLIEAMQATVERLLGSFAIAAVSSDAPDTIVAVKKESPLVIGKGADGFLLASDVYAIGEHIDALCYVDDFQFVELKSSSCTVYDRALEPVFINWQEVDHHAVQNELVGYPHYMLKEIFEQPEAIARTIAHTKVALEQLTIDTSIIEAVTIVACGTAYHAGLAANAMLEQMLNHPVRVEVASEFRYRKPIINSHHLVIIISQSGETADSIAALRLAKAEGAQVLAVVNTKGSTIAREADSVLYTQAGIEVAVASTKAYTTQITVLTMLAAYWGGADISAALDKLIHQVQRGLELDGQMMDLAEALKYEQDVYYIGRGVDAVTGMEATLKLKEISYIHAESYPAGELKHGTIALIENGTPIIAIATDSELVEKMKSNIEEVAARGAKVYIFATPACAKAFGAIAQEIMLLPSTPLYFSPIAAIVPLQLLAYHTALIRGCDVDQPRNLAKSVTVE
- a CDS encoding zinc ribbon-containing protein; the protein is MITYVKGTYTCSGCGKKLDIAEKVTELPKCDNCGSQAYSREIKEKPNEFGKPR
- a CDS encoding endonuclease VIII, which gives rise to MLEYAEAKVNAKQLNETIHGKKIKHVVCGTSPHKFAFFNPDVDYNELLVGKTIGEARGLGGFVEINVEDATLLFGDGVNIRYFEDAKQLPNKYQFRIDFTDNSILIGSVQMYGGMWAFTHGTYDNPYYLVAQEKPDLLGDEFTLSYFTDIVANAKPTLSAKALLATEQRFPGLANGALQDILFHAGIHPKRKIKTFSEADIERLFDSVRTTLNSIVTLGGRDTEKDIFGTVGGYQTILSNKALKEPCPVCGSAKEKQNFLGGAIYFCPECQPLVD
- a CDS encoding VOC family protein; the encoded protein is MANISPFIWMDDTAEQAVDFYQEVFDDVQVDSKYYNLDEDGNPTTLLLVKVYIQGQELRFLNGGPYFKLNEAFSLYITCENQQELDAIWDKLSAEGEIQECGWVIDKFGLAWQVVPRAYEVMQEEGNAKQQAAVMQALLKMKKIEVQGLLDAFESAR